Proteins co-encoded in one Halorussus sp. MSC15.2 genomic window:
- a CDS encoding class I SAM-dependent methyltransferase, whose translation MSDDDSTSRFDGTEEYYAEYRPDYGERVVRYLEDRFELDESASVLDLGCGTGQLAIPLAARVGEVVGMDPNEEMLREARRKAREAGVENVEWVVGSDADLREGLWSDLGTVRLTTMGRSFHWMQQGATLDCVHRMTEPGGGVATVADTEWLTRGVEDWEAAAYDVADEYLDDLPERTGPVEEYDDPWDELLEARGFADVEVRTLRVEREWTIDEAVGYVFSLSFCSPERFGDEKDAFEADLRERLRERRDERDDRTFSQTAEIDVTSGRA comes from the coding sequence ATGAGCGACGACGATTCGACCTCTCGGTTCGACGGGACCGAGGAGTACTACGCCGAGTATCGCCCCGACTACGGCGAGCGCGTCGTCCGGTACCTCGAAGACCGATTCGAGTTAGACGAGTCCGCCAGCGTCCTCGACCTCGGGTGTGGGACGGGCCAGCTCGCTATCCCCCTCGCGGCCCGCGTCGGCGAGGTGGTCGGGATGGACCCGAACGAGGAGATGCTTCGAGAGGCCCGCCGGAAGGCCAGAGAGGCCGGGGTGGAGAACGTCGAGTGGGTCGTCGGGTCCGACGCCGACCTGCGCGAGGGCCTCTGGAGCGACCTCGGGACCGTCCGACTCACGACGATGGGCCGGTCGTTCCACTGGATGCAGCAGGGCGCGACCCTCGACTGCGTCCATCGGATGACCGAACCGGGCGGCGGCGTAGCCACTGTCGCCGACACCGAGTGGCTCACGAGGGGAGTGGAGGATTGGGAGGCGGCGGCGTACGACGTCGCCGACGAGTACCTCGACGACCTGCCTGAGCGAACCGGTCCGGTCGAGGAGTATGACGACCCGTGGGACGAACTGCTCGAAGCCCGCGGGTTCGCCGACGTGGAGGTCCGAACGCTCCGGGTCGAGCGCGAGTGGACGATAGACGAAGCCGTGGGCTACGTCTTCTCGCTGTCGTTCTGCTCGCCGGAGCGGTTCGGCGACGAGAAGGACGCGTTCGAGGCCGACCTCCGCGAGCGTCTGCGCGAACGCCGCGACGAACGTGACGACAGGACGTTCTCGCAGACCGCTGAAATCGACGTGACCTCGGGGCGGGCGTAG